Proteins encoded within one genomic window of Thioploca ingrica:
- a CDS encoding DNA alkylation repair enzyme → MLELDKLQQQLQQLADPKQQAILQRFFKTAPGEYGEGDIFLGIKVPILRKIAKQYKGLSLTDIQILLQNSIHEYRFIALVILIYQYTQADSHRRQEIIYFYLNHTRYINNWDLVDISAPQLLGDYLLTRSKEVLYQLALSEQWWERRISILATFCFIKHHDFADTLQLATILLQDQHDLIHKSVGWMLREVGKRNIAVEKTFLQRHYQQMPRTMLRYAIEKFSNETRQFYLKK, encoded by the coding sequence ATGTTAGAACTCGATAAATTACAGCAACAACTCCAACAATTAGCTGATCCTAAACAACAAGCTATTTTGCAACGTTTTTTTAAAACCGCTCCAGGAGAATATGGCGAAGGCGATATTTTTTTAGGAATTAAAGTGCCTATTCTAAGAAAAATAGCGAAGCAGTATAAAGGATTGTCTCTAACTGATATCCAGATTCTATTACAGAATTCCATTCATGAATATCGATTCATTGCTTTAGTTATTTTAATTTACCAGTATACTCAAGCTGATTCTCACCGCCGGCAAGAAATCATTTATTTCTATTTAAACCATACTCGGTATATTAATAATTGGGATCTGGTTGATATCTCTGCTCCGCAATTGCTCGGTGATTATTTATTGACTCGTTCCAAAGAAGTTTTATATCAATTAGCCCTTTCAGAACAGTGGTGGGAAAGAAGAATCTCTATTTTGGCCACTTTCTGCTTCATAAAACATCATGATTTTGCTGATACACTGCAGTTAGCGACCATTTTACTTCAAGATCAACACGATTTAATTCATAAATCGGTGGGGTGGATGTTGCGGGAAGTCGGGAAACGTAATATAGCGGTGGAAAAAACCTTTCTTCAGCGACATTATCAACAAATGCCTCGAACTATGCTGCGTTATGCGATTGAAAAATTTTCTAATGAAACCCGACAATTTTATTTAAAGAAATGA